From Zavarzinella sp., one genomic window encodes:
- a CDS encoding glycosyltransferase 87 family protein codes for MGAVIISCRWWQDIFPGIPWWHVLILSLPLIAPNIKNGQVNPYVFLLMTGAVCGALRGNFWWAAWSLALAVAFKVYPISLGLLLLIIYPRQLLLRLLIASAVLFFLPLFLKWDYSWQQYLLWFEKLASEDRTMQSIDRGYRDFQKILMTWGLPTSIRTYRIMEVLAGMVLAAICLKWRGLVFTPRSERTVGQFALFSSLLWCTLFGPATESATYMLLAIPAAWAVLIGATTGGNNRFLAYLGYGLLLAMLIGQWFPKDISYHVRVVNPQPYGAIALGIWLIWYFRQQKVAVAGQENRPPHST; via the coding sequence GTGGGTGCAGTCATCATTAGTTGTCGCTGGTGGCAGGATATCTTTCCGGGTATCCCATGGTGGCACGTGCTGATCCTGAGCCTGCCGTTGATCGCACCAAATATCAAGAACGGTCAGGTCAATCCGTACGTTTTTCTGTTGATGACAGGTGCTGTGTGTGGGGCTCTGCGGGGCAACTTCTGGTGGGCTGCCTGGTCATTGGCACTGGCCGTGGCCTTCAAAGTCTACCCCATCTCGCTTGGCTTGTTACTTCTGATCATTTACCCACGCCAATTGCTGTTACGTTTGCTCATTGCCAGTGCTGTTCTGTTTTTTCTGCCACTGTTTTTAAAGTGGGACTATAGTTGGCAGCAATATTTGCTCTGGTTCGAAAAGCTGGCCTCCGAAGACCGCACGATGCAAAGTATCGATCGGGGATACCGCGATTTTCAGAAAATTTTAATGACTTGGGGGTTGCCCACGTCGATCCGCACGTACCGAATCATGGAAGTGCTTGCAGGAATGGTACTTGCGGCGATCTGCCTGAAATGGCGTGGGCTGGTTTTCACACCACGTTCGGAGCGAACAGTGGGGCAATTTGCTCTGTTCAGCAGCCTGTTATGGTGCACCCTTTTTGGGCCGGCGACAGAATCCGCCACATACATGTTGCTGGCCATTCCTGCCGCCTGGGCAGTTCTGATCGGGGCGACGACAGGAGGCAATAACCGCTTTCTGGCTTATCTGGGCTATGGATTATTGCTGGCCATGCTGATAGGGCAGTGGTTCCCGAAAGACATTTCGTACCACGTGCGAGTGGTGAACCCACAGCCCTATGGGGCAATTGCTTTAGGAATATGGCTGATCTGGTATTTCAGGCAGCAAAAAGTGGCAGTGGCTGGGCAGGAGAATCGGCCACCTCATTCAACGTAA
- a CDS encoding glycosyltransferase family 2 protein, producing the protein MNAWNRTTVEPKHLPSVSIVVPAFNEASVLPIFHQALVQVIENQPHFRWEIVYVDDGSKDHTLALMMGWSHLDARVRYVSLSRNFGHQAALCAGMDAATGDAVISMDCDMQHPPTVIPQLCQAWREGFDVVVTIRSNHHSLGWFKRGTSFLFMKMLRSISGLDIRPGVSDFRLLSRRALTALQALPEKQRFLRGMVQWLGFEKKEIPFNAPPRAAGKSKYRLLSMLLLARDGLLSFSRLPIHLALIFALICLGVSFVGSMIAALASSSIPSWIYAAIIGGHATAFGFWVCLFAFSEYLARIHEETLARPVYMVRHQSAATIYQVSTTSDAR; encoded by the coding sequence ATGAATGCATGGAACCGCACCACGGTTGAACCGAAGCACCTGCCATCTGTCAGCATCGTTGTGCCTGCCTTTAATGAAGCCAGTGTGCTGCCAATTTTTCACCAGGCGTTGGTACAGGTTATTGAAAACCAGCCCCACTTTCGGTGGGAAATTGTCTATGTGGATGATGGCTCGAAAGACCACACACTGGCATTGATGATGGGTTGGTCGCACCTGGATGCTCGGGTGCGTTATGTGTCGCTTTCCAGAAATTTCGGCCACCAGGCGGCCCTTTGTGCTGGGATGGATGCGGCAACCGGCGATGCCGTCATCAGCATGGATTGTGACATGCAGCACCCACCTACGGTCATTCCACAACTGTGTCAGGCATGGCGGGAAGGATTTGATGTAGTAGTGACGATACGCTCCAACCACCATTCCCTGGGCTGGTTCAAGCGAGGCACTTCGTTTCTATTTATGAAAATGCTCCGCAGCATCAGCGGGCTTGATATACGCCCGGGGGTGTCGGATTTCCGGTTGCTTTCCAGGCGGGCGCTCACTGCATTGCAGGCGCTACCCGAAAAACAGCGTTTTCTGCGTGGCATGGTCCAGTGGCTGGGGTTTGAAAAGAAAGAAATTCCATTTAACGCACCCCCACGTGCAGCGGGAAAGTCGAAGTATCGATTATTGTCGATGTTGTTGCTCGCCCGCGATGGCTTACTTTCGTTTTCACGCTTGCCTATTCATTTGGCTCTCATTTTTGCGTTGATCTGCCTTGGTGTTAGTTTTGTGGGCAGCATGATTGCAGCCCTGGCCAGCAGTTCGATACCCAGTTGGATCTATGCAGCCATCATCGGTGGGCATGCCACTGCCTTTGGATTCTGGGTTTGTCTCTTTGCTTTCAGCGAATATCTGGCACGTATTCATGAAGAAACCCTGGCACGTCCTGTGTATATGGTGCGGCATCAGTCTGCTGCCACCATCTATCAGGTTTCCACAACCAGCGATGCCCGATGA
- a CDS encoding ChbG/HpnK family deacetylase: protein MKKLTIVADDYGFGPETSRAILELANSGHLQGTVLMVNSPYAPQAVRDWQLSQPNAELGWHPTLTSDRPISDPQLVPSLVAKDGNFYPLKQFLQRIVLGKIRATEVEAEWQAQLQRFQELTGHLPQLVNCHQHCGIFPPVSKVWHQIVSSLPKSTYVRNVVESPKTLCRIQGASIKRAILSISHRLFISQWSGNPQNNALVGVTDPKWVADPDFLIRWVKTASTATRLEICCHPGYRDESLIGRDCSTGELIRREGERKLLLDMHLRRLIGELGYQIVLPTEMQ from the coding sequence GTGAAAAAACTCACCATTGTTGCGGATGATTATGGCTTCGGGCCAGAAACTTCGCGTGCCATTCTGGAACTGGCGAATTCAGGTCATCTCCAGGGCACTGTTTTAATGGTGAATTCCCCATATGCTCCACAGGCGGTGCGAGATTGGCAACTGAGCCAACCAAACGCAGAGTTGGGCTGGCACCCTACTTTGACTTCGGATCGCCCGATATCAGATCCACAATTAGTGCCGAGTTTGGTGGCGAAAGATGGCAATTTTTACCCACTCAAGCAGTTTTTGCAGCGGATTGTGTTGGGAAAAATTCGTGCCACTGAAGTGGAAGCGGAATGGCAGGCACAGTTACAGCGTTTTCAGGAATTAACCGGTCACCTGCCACAATTGGTCAATTGTCACCAGCACTGTGGGATCTTTCCACCAGTAAGCAAAGTCTGGCATCAAATTGTAAGTTCATTGCCTAAAAGTACATACGTTCGAAACGTGGTCGAATCACCAAAAACACTTTGCCGAATCCAGGGTGCCAGCATCAAGCGGGCAATATTGTCTATTTCTCATCGATTATTCATTTCTCAGTGGTCTGGAAACCCACAAAACAATGCCCTGGTGGGTGTTACCGATCCCAAGTGGGTTGCAGATCCTGATTTTCTCATCAGGTGGGTGAAGACAGCTTCAACAGCAACTCGACTGGAAATTTGCTGCCATCCCGGGTATCGTGACGAATCGTTGATCGGTCGCGATTGCAGTACCGGCGAACTGATTCGTAGGGAAGGCGAGCGTAAACTCTTGCTTGATATGCATTTGCGACGATTAATTGGTGAACTTGGCTACCAAATAGTACTACCCACTGAAATGCAATGA
- the ptsP gene encoding phosphoenolpyruvate--protein phosphotransferase — translation MIRGIPISPGIGVARAMRIDPHLARKNPDIIDSAALSAEVRRFDAACDVVNTELTATIERVRKDIGENEAAIFQAHRLLLNDPALVSKVKGIIIRDQVNAIAALDRTLEEYRTLFSAIPDDYLRERLADINDVIDQIISHLTYKENEDYMASGEPVILVAPEIRPSQTVMFDRFPIAGIITETGGTTSHAAVLARGHGIPAVTGLTNIMKQISSGDLVIVDGREGIVMINPGAEIETAYRKIQREFVSLRHALAENRDLPSVTRDGEHVELLANVNVVSDAVAALAAGAEGVGLFRTEYVFLSQQAAPSEDEQVARYSQIIDASPQKRIIVRTLDLGGDKQVTYLPHHMESNPFLGYRSIRMASEHPEFFEMQIRAVLRAATRGHVSLMFPMISTIEEVRKLKRLVDSARMSLYREKKPFGSNLPLGVMIEVPAAVMCIDHILKEVDFVSIGSNDLIQYTMAADRDNPKVAHLCDPCHPASLRVIHRVIRAAIQANKPVTVCGEMAGRPGYVLPLLGMGLRRFSMGPAFIQVIKEVVRSVTTVDARRIAQKALRLQTADEVRTYLKRALHRLSPEVADLETF, via the coding sequence ATGATTCGTGGGATCCCCATTTCACCCGGTATTGGCGTGGCACGTGCGATGCGGATTGACCCGCACCTTGCCCGCAAAAATCCGGATATCATCGATTCTGCGGCACTTTCAGCCGAAGTCAGACGCTTTGATGCGGCTTGCGATGTGGTTAATACGGAACTTACCGCAACGATTGAGCGTGTTCGAAAGGATATCGGTGAAAATGAAGCTGCAATCTTTCAGGCCCACCGTTTGTTGCTCAATGACCCCGCTCTGGTATCGAAGGTCAAAGGGATTATCATTCGCGATCAGGTCAATGCGATCGCCGCACTCGACCGCACTCTCGAAGAATATCGCACCTTATTTAGCGCGATTCCCGACGATTACCTGCGGGAACGCCTGGCAGACATTAACGATGTGATTGACCAGATTATTTCTCACCTGACTTACAAGGAAAACGAAGATTACATGGCATCAGGTGAACCTGTGATTCTGGTGGCACCTGAAATTCGGCCGTCGCAGACGGTGATGTTCGACCGCTTTCCGATTGCGGGGATCATTACCGAAACGGGTGGCACCACCAGCCACGCGGCAGTGCTGGCCCGTGGGCATGGAATACCCGCTGTGACTGGCCTGACCAACATTATGAAGCAGATTTCTTCAGGTGATCTGGTCATTGTGGATGGGCGAGAAGGCATCGTCATGATTAATCCGGGGGCAGAAATTGAAACTGCCTATCGGAAAATTCAGCGTGAGTTTGTTAGTTTAAGGCATGCACTTGCAGAAAATCGCGACTTGCCATCCGTTACGAGAGATGGCGAACATGTGGAACTGTTGGCAAATGTCAATGTCGTATCGGATGCTGTAGCTGCACTGGCTGCCGGTGCTGAAGGGGTGGGCCTGTTTCGCACAGAATATGTGTTTCTAAGTCAGCAGGCAGCACCCTCTGAAGACGAACAGGTGGCCCGCTATTCCCAGATTATCGATGCCAGCCCACAAAAGAGAATAATTGTACGGACATTAGATCTTGGCGGGGATAAGCAGGTCACATATCTTCCCCACCACATGGAATCGAATCCCTTTCTCGGGTACCGCAGTATTCGTATGGCTTCGGAACATCCGGAGTTTTTTGAAATGCAGATCCGTGCGGTCCTGCGTGCTGCCACACGCGGCCATGTCAGCCTGATGTTTCCAATGATCAGCACCATTGAGGAAGTTAGGAAATTGAAAAGGCTTGTCGATTCGGCAAGGATGTCGCTTTATCGCGAAAAAAAGCCCTTTGGTTCCAACTTACCCCTGGGGGTAATGATTGAAGTGCCGGCAGCGGTGATGTGCATCGATCACATTCTGAAAGAAGTGGATTTTGTCAGCATTGGCTCCAACGATCTCATTCAGTACACGATGGCTGCCGATCGAGACAATCCCAAAGTAGCCCACCTGTGCGATCCGTGCCACCCCGCATCATTGCGGGTCATCCATCGTGTGATCCGTGCGGCAATCCAGGCCAACAAACCAGTCACAGTCTGTGGGGAAATGGCTGGCCGACCTGGTTACGTTTTACCCTTACTTGGTATGGGTTTACGTCGATTCAGCATGGGGCCAGCCTTCATTCAAGTCATCAAGGAAGTTGTCCGTTCTGTGACAACGGTTGATGCACGCAGAATTGCCCAAAAAGCGTTGCGATTACAAACAGCAGACGAGGTGCGGACCTATTTGAAACGTGCTTTGCACCGCTTGAGTCCCGAAGTGGCTGATCTCGAAACATTCTAA
- a CDS encoding 4Fe-4S single cluster domain-containing protein: MSLIVTFQTELFQEKSYNGMMNAIDDAVVAQIVPCTQAEGPGKRFALWFQGCPFRCVGCCNPEFLSTQGGTKMAIGELCNQIVRAHEELGIEGITLLGGEPFFQAGAALQIAKFSQERGLTVMIFTGNTLQEIKTRKNTEEIALLQYCDILVDGLYDATQPDTERRWIGSKNQQIHFFTDRYSSTDDYWKERNTLELRVVGQEITINGFPAPEWKPVWRKIKPIAPKN; the protein is encoded by the coding sequence ATGTCATTGATAGTAACTTTTCAGACCGAATTGTTCCAAGAAAAAAGCTATAATGGCATGATGAACGCGATTGATGACGCTGTGGTGGCACAAATTGTGCCCTGTACGCAGGCAGAAGGACCTGGAAAGCGGTTTGCGTTGTGGTTTCAAGGCTGCCCGTTTCGGTGCGTGGGGTGCTGCAATCCAGAATTCCTGTCCACCCAGGGTGGCACGAAAATGGCAATAGGCGAATTGTGTAATCAGATTGTTCGTGCCCACGAAGAACTGGGAATTGAAGGGATCACGCTGTTAGGTGGGGAGCCATTTTTTCAAGCGGGTGCGGCACTGCAAATAGCAAAGTTCAGCCAGGAACGTGGTCTGACGGTGATGATTTTCACTGGAAATACCTTACAGGAAATAAAAACTCGGAAGAACACAGAAGAGATCGCATTATTACAATATTGCGATATTCTGGTAGACGGTTTGTATGATGCCACCCAGCCCGACACGGAACGCAGGTGGATTGGATCCAAAAATCAACAGATCCATTTTTTCACTGACCGATATTCTTCTACTGATGATTACTGGAAGGAACGCAATACCCTGGAACTGCGTGTGGTGGGGCAGGAAATCACCATTAATGGTTTTCCCGCCCCCGAGTGGAAGCCAGTGTGGCGAAAAATAAAACCTATTGCACCCAAAAATTAA
- a CDS encoding AAA family ATPase, protein MSLHVPESSLPLELTIEQSVEAACAAELAVVSDKLQRGLPCLIECDKDLAPYLFMNLRNRLREQQIRCTYLDGRQRAGDAGQMPMGVMGTMITQLRDAVRGSTEQTDAQGNALRTVLVLPHLDLLTTSQGGLTGEAREVIVLLYENPLIMFLGFKDPSFPLPKVIENLFPYRTSFLGLPRNQLVRMVTQRESRKFGKNFNPWGLYKYVSGVNPVRLRRLLSTLDGEDYPADPTLAYKKLRQSTLTGTLEIPNIDLQSEIGGYRQVKKRLLDEIIGILRKRDEASTEAEIKRYEELIPRGMIFWGPPGTGKTFFAKAVAAAIGAAITVVSGPELKSKWVGESEENLRQIFYKARQSAPSIIVFDELDSFATARGTYSGSGVEHSMVNQLLTEMDGFQSEELVFVIGTTNFVESLDPALLRPGRFEFHLHIPYPDDDDRRDILQIYNRKMHLEMTDAVVDYAVKRTSDFVIGAAAGTRYSGDHLNALCRSIARLRLKNNLTAPTSTADVETALTEWLDRPKMTPKEEFVLATHEAGHAIVSLHCPLAPAIERITIASEMHWSFGYVRHSDPAHKYIQTIGFYLDMICVALGAREAERLLLDDLSLGATGDLQSATMIARELVEVHGYGGGDDLLQYRRLDKGDRFSNLSAKVLEELDLRVRDVVEKQRLRAQQIIHENRQLVETLRDLLLQHKTIDARTFAELAPEKAKGISTTTITAAPPAMRINDG, encoded by the coding sequence ATGAGTTTACACGTACCAGAATCCAGCCTGCCGCTGGAACTGACCATTGAACAATCAGTCGAAGCCGCCTGCGCTGCTGAATTAGCCGTGGTGTCAGATAAATTACAACGTGGGCTTCCCTGCCTGATCGAGTGTGATAAAGACCTGGCTCCTTACCTGTTTATGAATCTGCGTAACCGCTTGCGGGAACAGCAGATACGTTGCACTTATCTGGATGGTCGACAACGTGCTGGTGATGCCGGCCAGATGCCGATGGGTGTCATGGGCACGATGATCACCCAGTTACGAGATGCTGTGCGAGGCAGTACAGAACAAACCGATGCTCAGGGTAATGCCCTGCGTACCGTTCTGGTGCTGCCCCACCTGGACTTGTTAACCACCAGTCAGGGTGGGTTGACAGGTGAAGCTCGGGAAGTGATTGTGCTGCTCTATGAAAACCCTCTCATCATGTTTCTGGGGTTCAAGGACCCAAGCTTCCCATTGCCGAAAGTCATTGAAAACCTCTTCCCCTACCGCACCAGTTTCCTGGGATTGCCCCGCAATCAGTTGGTGCGGATGGTTACCCAACGCGAAAGCAGGAAATTTGGCAAAAACTTCAACCCGTGGGGCCTGTATAAGTACGTTTCCGGGGTGAATCCTGTCCGTTTACGGCGATTACTGTCTACTTTGGACGGGGAAGATTACCCAGCCGATCCAACATTGGCCTACAAAAAGCTACGACAATCAACATTAACAGGCACACTGGAAATCCCTAACATCGACCTACAATCGGAAATCGGTGGATATCGACAGGTTAAGAAAAGATTACTGGATGAGATTATTGGTATATTGCGCAAGCGTGATGAAGCATCGACTGAAGCGGAAATTAAAAGATACGAAGAATTGATCCCACGTGGGATGATTTTCTGGGGCCCACCCGGAACGGGAAAAACCTTTTTTGCCAAAGCGGTTGCTGCTGCCATCGGTGCGGCGATTACTGTTGTTTCCGGCCCGGAACTGAAATCAAAATGGGTGGGCGAGTCAGAGGAAAATCTCCGGCAGATTTTTTACAAGGCACGCCAGTCGGCACCGTCCATCATTGTATTTGATGAACTGGACTCGTTCGCCACCGCACGTGGTACGTATAGCGGCAGTGGCGTGGAACATTCCATGGTTAACCAGTTGCTGACCGAAATGGATGGATTCCAGTCGGAAGAGCTGGTTTTTGTGATTGGCACCACCAACTTTGTGGAAAGCCTCGACCCAGCACTGCTCCGTCCGGGGCGGTTTGAGTTTCACCTGCACATCCCCTACCCTGATGATGATGATCGGCGGGATATTCTGCAGATTTACAACCGAAAAATGCACTTGGAAATGACCGATGCCGTGGTTGATTATGCGGTCAAACGAACTAGCGATTTCGTGATCGGTGCGGCTGCGGGCACTCGCTACAGTGGCGACCATCTGAATGCACTTTGCCGTTCGATCGCCCGCCTTCGACTGAAAAATAACCTGACAGCACCAACCAGCACTGCGGATGTTGAAACGGCACTGACCGAGTGGCTGGATCGCCCCAAAATGACTCCGAAAGAAGAGTTTGTCCTGGCCACCCACGAGGCAGGTCATGCCATTGTCTCGCTGCATTGTCCACTGGCACCCGCGATTGAACGGATCACCATCGCCAGTGAAATGCATTGGTCATTCGGCTATGTCCGCCATTCCGATCCCGCCCACAAATACATTCAAACAATTGGATTTTACCTGGATATGATCTGCGTGGCACTGGGTGCACGGGAAGCGGAACGGCTGCTGCTGGATGATCTCTCTTTGGGTGCAACGGGTGATTTGCAATCCGCCACGATGATCGCCCGTGAATTGGTAGAAGTTCACGGCTATGGAGGGGGTGATGATTTATTGCAGTACCGTCGCCTGGATAAAGGGGATCGGTTCAGCAATTTATCGGCCAAAGTTCTTGAAGAACTCGATTTGCGAGTTCGGGATGTCGTCGAAAAACAACGTCTTCGTGCCCAACAGATTATCCACGAAAATCGTCAGTTAGTAGAAACTCTGCGGGATTTGCTGCTGCAACATAAAACAATTGATGCCAGAACTTTTGCAGAACTGGCACCTGAGAAAGCGAAAGGAATCTCGACCACAACCATTACGGCAGCCCCACCAGCAATGAGGATAAATGATGGCTGA